A stretch of the Argentina anserina chromosome 6, drPotAnse1.1, whole genome shotgun sequence genome encodes the following:
- the LOC126797121 gene encoding cysteine-rich receptor-like protein kinase 25 encodes MAEMILLFLSVVTLLSFPTTEADYLFHMCPNTTVFTRNSTFQSNRNHLLSTLSSNSTRTTGFYNATAGRSPSDTVYGMLLCRGDVTTAGCKTCVTTATSDTVQRCPVEKEVMMWYVDCMIRYSNKSLGDSAADGEQWPALGEQAFTRTCLKLNMNT; translated from the coding sequence ATGGCAGAAATGATCCTTCTCTTCCTATCAGTGGTCACCCTGCTAAGCTTTCCGACTACAGAGGCCGACTACCTCTTCCATATGTGCCCCAACACCACCGTCTTTACCCGAAACTCTACCTTCCAATCCAACCGAAACCACCTCCTCTCCACTCTCTCCTCCAACTCCACACGTACCACCGGCTTCTACAACGCCACCGCCGGCCGTTCCCCAAGCGACACCGTCTACGGGATGTTACTCTGCCGCGGTGACGTCACCACCGCCGGTTGCAAAACCTGCGTGACCACTGCTACCTCGGACACCGTGCAGCGCTGCCCGGTCGAGAAAGAGGTTATGATGTGGTACGTCGACTGCATGATCCGGTACTCCAACAAGTCCTTGGGAGACTCTGCAGCTGATGGAGAACAGTGGCCGGCGCTCGGAGAGCAGGCGTTTACCAGAACTTGCCTGAAATTAAACATGAATACATGA
- the LOC126799973 gene encoding LOW QUALITY PROTEIN: thionin-like protein 2 (The sequence of the model RefSeq protein was modified relative to this genomic sequence to represent the inferred CDS: inserted 1 base in 1 codon) has protein sequence MENKGVRSFAIITYLMVFAMLLDQSTASFKSCYESCFILCIITPHNSVGSCSFKCLKDCIIPMSYGTKTTNTDNRYFCKLGCASSXCSSFSTKQNPEAKKVGGCVDSCSETCM, from the exons ATGGAAAACAAGGGAGTCAGGTCCTTCGCCATCATCACTTACCTTATGGTGTTTGCGATGTTATTGGATCAATCCACTGCTTCTTTCAAAAGCTGTTATGAGAGTTGCTTCATCCTCTGTATCATCACTCCTCACAACTCTGTTGGCTCATGCTCCTTCAAATGCTTGAAGGACTGTATCATACCGATGTCTTATGGTACCAAGACTACCAACACAGATAACCGATACTTCTGCAAGCTCGGCTGTGCTTCTT TGTGTTCAAGTTTCAGTACCAAGCAAAACCCAG AGGCGAAAAAAGTGGGTGGCTGCGTAGATTCATGCTCAGAGACATGCATGTAG